The Silurus meridionalis isolate SWU-2019-XX chromosome 16, ASM1480568v1, whole genome shotgun sequence genome has a segment encoding these proteins:
- the lima1a gene encoding LIM domain and actin-binding protein 1a isoform X3, translating into MLGFPNTSHLEQLLSLPPTWSEGAVSKTHQAVEGVTLHPGSLSALKKRWETEQPISSDQSPHTPSASTPPRPAFSDLKGSAMERTPQRDVEDVDKPNVPLSSLKTVFEGKASGESAQTSGSGSDKMEFGDKGAFETMVETTPLRERMALYQAALSKLDMSSSPCRQSESDMEARVFSGKQKENVPPVPLDMTFSPEPDSRKSPATDNSDFPLSSDSSSTTPVSEHGPNKTIKKFSLPPRESCVMCTKTVYPLERLVANQQTYHNSCFRCTHCNTKLSLVNYASLHNNVYCKPHFSQLFKAKGNYDEGFGHRPHKELWDPRGEENADDQGDKEDPPESTSSPMMEECPLVKVNVLAASLETQAQDASERTEKPLETRRLKISWPPRTDTEEATCQSGVLAEEAAVCPIRPKWPPEGDSSPVCTKPAELSDIRRSSSLKERSRPFSASSPASAVDQPALIHPTQPIEKEEISEAAEQEEEKEVEVQGDGVTEEKDQPEEDEPPSFTCKSTSLEDTPPSSPISEGESNSGFEQKHSQDVGFWDGEEEQDESVEDVIRKNRYYEDDEGESDD; encoded by the exons ATGCTGGGATTTCCTAACACTTCCCATCTGGAACAGCTTCTTTCACTTCCACCTACATGGTCTGAGGGAGCTGTTTCTAAAACTCACCAG GCCGTGGAAGGCGTCACCCTGCACCCCGGCTCCCTGAGCGCGCTGAAAAAGCGCTGGGAAACCGAACAACCGATCTCTTCCGACCAAAGTCCACACACCCCCTCAGCATCCACTCCACCAAGACCTGCCTTCTCTGATCTGAAGGGGTCCGCGATGGAGAGGACGCCGCAGAGGGACGTAGAGGACGTGGACAAGCCCAACGTGCCTCTCAGCAGCCTCAAAACGGTGTTCGAGGGCAAG GCTTCTGGAGAGTCGGCGCAAACATCAGGAAGCGGCTCTGACAAAATGGAATTCGGAGACAAag GAGCGTTTGAGACAATGGTGGAGACCACGCCCCTCAGGGAGAGAATGGCCCTCTATCAGGCAGCACTGTCTAAACTAGACATGTCCTCGTCCCCTTGT CGCCAGAGCGAATCGGACATGGAGGCACGTGTTTTTAGCGGGAAGCAGAAGGAAAACGTCCCTCCGGTCCCGCTGGATATG ACCTTCAGCCCTGAGCCTGACAGCAGGAAATCTCCAGCCACAGATAACAGCG ATTTTCCTCTTTCTTCAGACTCCAGTTCGACGACTCCTGTTTCTGAGCACGGCCCGAACAAAACCATTAAG aagttCAGTTTGCCTCCACGTGAGAGTTGTGTGATGTGCACGAAGACCGTGTACCCCCTGGAGCGACTGGTCGCTAACCAGCAGACTTATCACAACTCCTGCTTCCGCTGCACTCACTGCAACACAAAGCTGAG CCTCGTAAACTACGCCTCTCTCCACAACAACGTCTACTGCAAGCCGCACTTCTCCCAGCTCTTCAAGGCCAAAGGGAATTACGACGAAGGTTTCGGACACCGACCCCACAAGGAGCTGTGGGACCCCCGAGGAGAGGAGAACGCAGACGACCAGGGGGACAAGGAGGATCCCCCGGAAAGCACCAGCAGCCCTATGATGGAGGAGTGTCCTCTGGTTAAAGTCAACGTCCTCGCCGCGTCGCTGGAGACACAAGCTCAGGATGCGTCCGAGAGAACCGAGAAGCCACTGGAAACCAGACGGCTGAAGATCTCCTGGCCTCCGAGAACAGACACAGAGGAAGCTACGTGTCAGTCCGGTGTGCTGGCCGAGGAGGCCGCAGTGTGTCCCATTCGCCCGAAATGGCCACCAGAGGGCGACTCAAGCCCAGTTTGTACAAAACCAGCAGAGCTCTCCGACATCCGCAGGAGCTCCTCGCTTAAAGAGCGCAGTCGCCCGTTTTCAGCTAGCAGCCCTGCCTCAGCTGTCGATCAACCTGCTCTGATACACCCCACTCAGCCAATCGAAAAGGAGGAAATAAGCGAAGCTGCTgaacaggaagaagaaaaggaagtggAAGTACAAGGTGATGGAGTCACCGAAGAGAAAGATCAGCCTGAAGAAGACGAGCCACCGTCGTTCACGTGCAAGAGCACGTCCCTGGAGGACACGCCTCCTTCCTCCCCTATTAGCGAGGGTGAATCCAACTCGGGGTTTGAGCAGAAACACTCCCAGGATGTCGGATTTTGGGACGGCGAGGAAGAGCAGGACGAGTCGGTCGAGGACGTGATCAGGAAGAACCGTTATTACGAAGACGACGAGGGCGAAAGCGATGACTGA
- the lima1a gene encoding LIM domain and actin-binding protein 1a isoform X1 gives MAVSSFDRRQWASQSLRVTAKELSIVGTRGKNTAIAERFSKYQKAAEEINIDKKKAVEGVTLHPGSLSALKKRWETEQPISSDQSPHTPSASTPPRPAFSDLKGSAMERTPQRDVEDVDKPNVPLSSLKTVFEGKASGESAQTSGSGSDKMEFGDKGAFETMVETTPLRERMALYQAALSKLDMSSSPCRQSESDMEARVFSGKQKENVPPVPLDMTFSPEPDSRKSPATDNSDFPLSSDSSSTTPVSEHGPNKTIKKFSLPPRESCVMCTKTVYPLERLVANQQTYHNSCFRCTHCNTKLSLVNYASLHNNVYCKPHFSQLFKAKGNYDEGFGHRPHKELWDPRGEENADDQGDKEDPPESTSSPMMEECPLVKVNVLAASLETQAQDASERTEKPLETRRLKISWPPRTDTEEATCQSGVLAEEAAVCPIRPKWPPEGDSSPVCTKPAELSDIRRSSSLKERSRPFSASSPASAVDQPALIHPTQPIEKEEISEAAEQEEEKEVEVQGDGVTEEKDQPEEDEPPSFTCKSTSLEDTPPSSPISEGESNSGFEQKHSQDVGFWDGEEEQDESVEDVIRKNRYYEDDEGESDD, from the exons GCCGTGGAAGGCGTCACCCTGCACCCCGGCTCCCTGAGCGCGCTGAAAAAGCGCTGGGAAACCGAACAACCGATCTCTTCCGACCAAAGTCCACACACCCCCTCAGCATCCACTCCACCAAGACCTGCCTTCTCTGATCTGAAGGGGTCCGCGATGGAGAGGACGCCGCAGAGGGACGTAGAGGACGTGGACAAGCCCAACGTGCCTCTCAGCAGCCTCAAAACGGTGTTCGAGGGCAAG GCTTCTGGAGAGTCGGCGCAAACATCAGGAAGCGGCTCTGACAAAATGGAATTCGGAGACAAag GAGCGTTTGAGACAATGGTGGAGACCACGCCCCTCAGGGAGAGAATGGCCCTCTATCAGGCAGCACTGTCTAAACTAGACATGTCCTCGTCCCCTTGT CGCCAGAGCGAATCGGACATGGAGGCACGTGTTTTTAGCGGGAAGCAGAAGGAAAACGTCCCTCCGGTCCCGCTGGATATG ACCTTCAGCCCTGAGCCTGACAGCAGGAAATCTCCAGCCACAGATAACAGCG ATTTTCCTCTTTCTTCAGACTCCAGTTCGACGACTCCTGTTTCTGAGCACGGCCCGAACAAAACCATTAAG aagttCAGTTTGCCTCCACGTGAGAGTTGTGTGATGTGCACGAAGACCGTGTACCCCCTGGAGCGACTGGTCGCTAACCAGCAGACTTATCACAACTCCTGCTTCCGCTGCACTCACTGCAACACAAAGCTGAG CCTCGTAAACTACGCCTCTCTCCACAACAACGTCTACTGCAAGCCGCACTTCTCCCAGCTCTTCAAGGCCAAAGGGAATTACGACGAAGGTTTCGGACACCGACCCCACAAGGAGCTGTGGGACCCCCGAGGAGAGGAGAACGCAGACGACCAGGGGGACAAGGAGGATCCCCCGGAAAGCACCAGCAGCCCTATGATGGAGGAGTGTCCTCTGGTTAAAGTCAACGTCCTCGCCGCGTCGCTGGAGACACAAGCTCAGGATGCGTCCGAGAGAACCGAGAAGCCACTGGAAACCAGACGGCTGAAGATCTCCTGGCCTCCGAGAACAGACACAGAGGAAGCTACGTGTCAGTCCGGTGTGCTGGCCGAGGAGGCCGCAGTGTGTCCCATTCGCCCGAAATGGCCACCAGAGGGCGACTCAAGCCCAGTTTGTACAAAACCAGCAGAGCTCTCCGACATCCGCAGGAGCTCCTCGCTTAAAGAGCGCAGTCGCCCGTTTTCAGCTAGCAGCCCTGCCTCAGCTGTCGATCAACCTGCTCTGATACACCCCACTCAGCCAATCGAAAAGGAGGAAATAAGCGAAGCTGCTgaacaggaagaagaaaaggaagtggAAGTACAAGGTGATGGAGTCACCGAAGAGAAAGATCAGCCTGAAGAAGACGAGCCACCGTCGTTCACGTGCAAGAGCACGTCCCTGGAGGACACGCCTCCTTCCTCCCCTATTAGCGAGGGTGAATCCAACTCGGGGTTTGAGCAGAAACACTCCCAGGATGTCGGATTTTGGGACGGCGAGGAAGAGCAGGACGAGTCGGTCGAGGACGTGATCAGGAAGAACCGTTATTACGAAGACGACGAGGGCGAAAGCGATGACTGA
- the lima1a gene encoding LIM domain and actin-binding protein 1a isoform X2, translated as MAVSSFDRRQWASQSLRVTAKELSIVGTRGKNTAIAERFSKYQKAAEEINIDKKKAVEGVTLHPGSLSALKKRWETEQPISSDQSPHTPSASTPPRPAFSDLKGSAMERTPQRDVEDVDKPNVPLSSLKTVFEGKASGESAQTSGSGSDKMEFGDKGAFETMVETTPLRERMALYQAALSKLDMSSSPCRQSESDMEARVFSGKQKENVPPVPLDMTFSPEPDSRKSPATDNSDSSSTTPVSEHGPNKTIKKFSLPPRESCVMCTKTVYPLERLVANQQTYHNSCFRCTHCNTKLSLVNYASLHNNVYCKPHFSQLFKAKGNYDEGFGHRPHKELWDPRGEENADDQGDKEDPPESTSSPMMEECPLVKVNVLAASLETQAQDASERTEKPLETRRLKISWPPRTDTEEATCQSGVLAEEAAVCPIRPKWPPEGDSSPVCTKPAELSDIRRSSSLKERSRPFSASSPASAVDQPALIHPTQPIEKEEISEAAEQEEEKEVEVQGDGVTEEKDQPEEDEPPSFTCKSTSLEDTPPSSPISEGESNSGFEQKHSQDVGFWDGEEEQDESVEDVIRKNRYYEDDEGESDD; from the exons GCCGTGGAAGGCGTCACCCTGCACCCCGGCTCCCTGAGCGCGCTGAAAAAGCGCTGGGAAACCGAACAACCGATCTCTTCCGACCAAAGTCCACACACCCCCTCAGCATCCACTCCACCAAGACCTGCCTTCTCTGATCTGAAGGGGTCCGCGATGGAGAGGACGCCGCAGAGGGACGTAGAGGACGTGGACAAGCCCAACGTGCCTCTCAGCAGCCTCAAAACGGTGTTCGAGGGCAAG GCTTCTGGAGAGTCGGCGCAAACATCAGGAAGCGGCTCTGACAAAATGGAATTCGGAGACAAag GAGCGTTTGAGACAATGGTGGAGACCACGCCCCTCAGGGAGAGAATGGCCCTCTATCAGGCAGCACTGTCTAAACTAGACATGTCCTCGTCCCCTTGT CGCCAGAGCGAATCGGACATGGAGGCACGTGTTTTTAGCGGGAAGCAGAAGGAAAACGTCCCTCCGGTCCCGCTGGATATG ACCTTCAGCCCTGAGCCTGACAGCAGGAAATCTCCAGCCACAGATAACAGCG ACTCCAGTTCGACGACTCCTGTTTCTGAGCACGGCCCGAACAAAACCATTAAG aagttCAGTTTGCCTCCACGTGAGAGTTGTGTGATGTGCACGAAGACCGTGTACCCCCTGGAGCGACTGGTCGCTAACCAGCAGACTTATCACAACTCCTGCTTCCGCTGCACTCACTGCAACACAAAGCTGAG CCTCGTAAACTACGCCTCTCTCCACAACAACGTCTACTGCAAGCCGCACTTCTCCCAGCTCTTCAAGGCCAAAGGGAATTACGACGAAGGTTTCGGACACCGACCCCACAAGGAGCTGTGGGACCCCCGAGGAGAGGAGAACGCAGACGACCAGGGGGACAAGGAGGATCCCCCGGAAAGCACCAGCAGCCCTATGATGGAGGAGTGTCCTCTGGTTAAAGTCAACGTCCTCGCCGCGTCGCTGGAGACACAAGCTCAGGATGCGTCCGAGAGAACCGAGAAGCCACTGGAAACCAGACGGCTGAAGATCTCCTGGCCTCCGAGAACAGACACAGAGGAAGCTACGTGTCAGTCCGGTGTGCTGGCCGAGGAGGCCGCAGTGTGTCCCATTCGCCCGAAATGGCCACCAGAGGGCGACTCAAGCCCAGTTTGTACAAAACCAGCAGAGCTCTCCGACATCCGCAGGAGCTCCTCGCTTAAAGAGCGCAGTCGCCCGTTTTCAGCTAGCAGCCCTGCCTCAGCTGTCGATCAACCTGCTCTGATACACCCCACTCAGCCAATCGAAAAGGAGGAAATAAGCGAAGCTGCTgaacaggaagaagaaaaggaagtggAAGTACAAGGTGATGGAGTCACCGAAGAGAAAGATCAGCCTGAAGAAGACGAGCCACCGTCGTTCACGTGCAAGAGCACGTCCCTGGAGGACACGCCTCCTTCCTCCCCTATTAGCGAGGGTGAATCCAACTCGGGGTTTGAGCAGAAACACTCCCAGGATGTCGGATTTTGGGACGGCGAGGAAGAGCAGGACGAGTCGGTCGAGGACGTGATCAGGAAGAACCGTTATTACGAAGACGACGAGGGCGAAAGCGATGACTGA